One stretch of Prunus persica cultivar Lovell chromosome G1, Prunus_persica_NCBIv2, whole genome shotgun sequence DNA includes these proteins:
- the LOC18793468 gene encoding transcription factor bHLH148 yields MRNSTSLKQEFLKKWIKGLQVCNSSSEKKMTIMERKKAIKMSADIAMASTRNGTTCWSRAVIANSTQSNRVVVERILGPHKPSRSVSMVMHKKILKKSRRVCSSRSRRVLMRKRDVAKTRSIAKRLVWKKTRVLKSLVPGGEFMEDEMCLIAETLDYIVSLRAQVDVMRCLATTTEFINGK; encoded by the coding sequence ATGCGCAATTCTACCTCTCTCAAGCAAGAATTTCTCAAGAAATGGATAAAAGGTCTCCAAGTATGCAACAGCTCTtcggagaagaagatgaccaTCATGGAGAGAAAGAAGGCCATAAAGATGTCCGCAGACATAGCCATGGCTTCAACAAGAAACGGCACAACTTGTTGGAGCCGCGCCGTCATAGCCAACTCCACGCAAAGCAACAGAGTCGTCGTTGAGCGTATACTGGGTCCTCACAAACCCTCAAGATCAGTGTCGATGGTGATGCACAAGAAGATCTTGAAAAAGAGCCGGAGGGTATGCAGTAGCAGAAGCCGTAGAGTGCTGATGAGGAAGCGCGACGTGGCGAAAACCCGTTCGATTGCGAAGAGATTGGTTTGGAAGAAAACACGAGTGCTCAAGAGTCTTGTTCCTGGAGGAGAATTCATGGAGGATGAGATGTGTTTGATTGCAGAAACCCTAGATTATATTGTGTCTCTGCGAGCTCAGGTTGATGTAATGCGGTGTCTTGCTACCACCACTGAGTTTATAAAtggtaaataa